The DNA region ATACGATTCAACAAAACGAGTTTTAATCACGCcactcttattaaaataaaactacatttattttagaaaaataaaatttaaagtttaactgAATATCAAAATACGTtttaatacttacttacttcGCTGTTGTTTTGAAATTAGCATAttgtaatactaatatttatttggaaatttaatttattgtgttgaacacaataattaaaacttttagaaaattttaagaacataaagaaatttaatatgtttgaaataatttattgtccCGACTTGTTTTGAATAGTTTGGCAGGCTGGTAATTGGGCCCCATAGACGTTGGCACTATAAGACATATTAACCCCTTACTacgccaatgcatcaccaaccttgggaactagacgttatgtcccttgtgcctgcagttacgtTAGTTcgattcacccttcaaacgggaacagaGCAATAATAAGTATTCCCATTTATCGGTATCTTCCCAGAGCGGCAAGCCTAAGACCTACTACCAATTTAGAAATTGCTTGTTTGAACGAAAGACAGAAACTTTTTAACGTTTACAGGGAAAAATGTTATcgctttttgtataaaaatttacagCTTCACAActcttttaataatagtttaatatgaACTATTTTATCGTAACGATCGTAATAAAGAGTCCGCgactttgtaattattttccatgtttatatatagaatcaagtaccatatttaaaaaacaaagttaagCGTTGAGGTGTGAAAGCaggatacaaaatttaaaaaacaacgaaactttcacttattttattttatattattagtatggaTAAGGATAATTCGCCGTTCGTTAATGAAACTTATCCGGAAAAAGCTTTagtataaatctaaaaaaatatcagaatattaaataaattgataacgaTTAATTACACTCttgtttaaaaaatgaaaccaTGTGActcatgataaaaaaatcaaaatgggtacgtaattaaatttttgtggcATATAAAGAAGGCACTTAGTTCGTGGAGAACAGCGCTCGGCAACCGTTGGTTCGCGGGCCACTGACATAGATTATAAAGTTtcacattttcaaatttatacttataaaaataatctaagtaTCTAAGAGTATCGATTTAAGTTGCATTTATAAAGTAAAGCGACATGTTACCGTGAATTAACTTGGTACCAAACGTAACCTCaaaagctttaaatttagataattaaaagaaattgtcAAAATGTTacgaaaaattgtaatttagtgGTCCGCGTGATGTAAAAGGTTGCCGACCGCTCGTTTAGAGAACGTAATCTTACTCGTATACGCTGATGGTCAGTGGCAGACTTGGGCATCGTCAGTCTCTCCAACATTAACTGCAACCATTGGGCGTTATCGTCAGACATTTACTATTGTCAACTTCTCTTATTGCCCCGTAATgaatgtctttttttaatttggtttgtGCATTGTGTTGAAACAGAAGGAGCATACTATAtgatagatacatatataattgatatagtaagtagcataaatataatatcgatcGATTAGATAATGCAATGAACCCGCATTAATTATAGAGTAGGAAGTATATAACGATGTGATATAAAAAACGCGTTACCTTTGCCCAAGGATGACTTTTGATTTGTGGAAACTTGAATTCTGTGTAGTTAGGATTCATTTCGCGTATTTGCTCTCGAGTTGGAGTACCTAGAACCTGtttgaaaaacatattattacgatattagATCAATTAAAAATCAGCACTTTAATCACAACATTGCATGTGTTTTTATACTTACGTTTATACTGGCCAAGGTCTAttgaatcaaatttatattttacacgaaacatttaatttaaataatacaaaacaatttataaatataattaacatttacagACCTTGATAATTTCAACGAGCTGGTCTACACCGGAGTCTCCGGGGAATATCGGCTGTCCGAGCAACAGTTCTGCGACGACACAGCCTGCACTCCATACGTCTGTAAGTATTACATCATTCGTTATTCGCTTGCCTTTTTCCTATCTAGTTGATAAACAccattggaaataaaattagtagTGAATGTGTTCCTCCCACAATTGTTAAGTGCTCTAAATTTTCCCCATGATGTCCACCGTATGAGATGAGGTTGAACTCTACCAAACCTTtgcaagtattatattttaatacatctaCCTCCTTCTAAATCAGTCTGTGCAAGTCTACTATTACACTATTTCTTTTCATACAACATGGCTatatttgatgatttattttaatatgtttaacttGTACCGGATATTACAATGACTGAATTCGAGTAAGTTTGAGCGATTCTCACCAATTTTCGTAGTATAGTCTATGGCGCCGAAGATGAGCTCCGGCGCGCGGTAGTACCGCGAGCAGATGTAGGACACGTTGGGCTCGCCGCGCACGAGGTGCTTGGCGGAGCCGAAGTCGCACAGCTTCAGCACGCCCGTCTTCGGGTCCAGCAGCAGGTTCTGCGGCTTGATGTCCCGGTGGCAGATGCCCAGCGAGTGGATGTACGCGAGGCTTCGGAACAACTGGTACATGTACAgctgaaaataaacaaaccaaGATTGAACACGAGATCGAGCGCTAAGTGTGGAAATACCACATTCAGTATTTacaccaaattttttttaattttacattctgATAAGAATCAGAATCAgttgtaatatttcttatattatggACAGACAAGCCCATTCAACTCATTGGTGCTAATATAGTAGAAGAACAATTTTCATcggaatacaaaaaataaagttattctaATTTAAGATGCTTCAtggacaataataatttatattttgtatcgttGCCGAAATTTTTATATACTGTCAATACATTTATCAGTTCTAATTAAATTTGTCtacttgaaattatattataatttttttttcatctctaCAAGAGTCATTGTCCTATCTGTCTGAGCAGCATTACAATTAAACACGGTAATTAATACACGGTATAATAAATTTAGCGAAATGAAGCTTCGTATTCAGAGTCAGAATACTATTTTTCTACTatgggaaataaaaatatagcatttAAGCTGAACAGTTTCAAATCTGATGATAATGTCCCTTTTAAATATAGCTTAGAGAAATAGcacaaccttttttttattggcatAGGTTAGTGGACAAGCAtatggcccatatgcttgtccactaacctgatggtgagtggtcaccaccgctcatagacaatggcgctgtaagaaatattaaccattcgccatcgccaatgcgccacaaaccttgaaaactaagatgttatgtcccttgtgcctgtacacaagttacactggctcactcgcctttCAAGCCAACAACAGTAAATCAAatctataataagtaaaatggGTATGTGACAAGTGAATGTGTTGTTGCTACTTCAGACTCGCTAGGCTGGACGATTTTGTCGTATCAGGTTTAGTGCATATCTATGATTACAAGAAATAAGTTTATTGTACCAAggtttttacttggtggtagggctttgtgcaagccgtctgggtaggtactctCATCGTATATTATCCGTCaagtagcaatactttgtatttgtgTTCCAGTTGGAAGGATGAATGAACCAGTATAattagaggcacaagggacataataacttagtccACAAGCTTGGTGACGCATTGGAGGTGagaggaatgattaaaatttctgacAGCACCAACGTCTATGAGTGGTTctaaccacttaccaccaggtagaCCATTTTCCCGTTCGCCtatctatttcataataaaaaaaagtaaaattcatGGCATTATAACCAAATcgcatattttaatcataaaataatataatttaaattacatttttttcccTCTTACATTCATTATTgcgcattattaatttaagtaatttgacCTCCACACTTATGTTaaggaaataaaacaatatttgtcttaattaaatgtttaaatgatcTTAGGTTTTTCCGCCCAGTCATTATGAACTTACCTTTATAAAACTAATGGGTATGGTTTGTTCATCTTTGGCGTAATGACGTGCAACTTTATACACTGTCTCTGGTATGTACTCCAGCACCAAATTCAGGTACACTTCATCTTTCTGCAGACAAAATCACATATTATTATCCTCGTTCtaatatacaaactttttattCTTTGGATTGGATTTTAATAAACCAAATATTGGTTAGGTTTAGCAACGAGTGAGTTCAAACTAAAtctaaatacaaacataatgtaaaatatgaatGTGAAAGTTTTAGAAAGTAATTTTACGTCTCCTTAATAATAAgtcattataattacataagcgaatatatataaataaattatgttgtattaaataatgcaataaaaattgtatgctatgaagaaaaaaatatacaaaatggcttcaactaatatattacattacaattccAAGAGTCATTGTGCCGGtggtcatatttttttctaagcttTGTACATCTAagaaaagcaaaaatatatttttacgtcataatataaagaaaagaaaaaaaactagtaaagcaaatttactttaatagttCTCTTACCcactttcattattaaaaattatccaaGTTCAACTCCATATAGACTGTAGACTAAGTCTATAGACCTCTAGAAGTAGGATTAAACTGTATtccaatattttgtatacacaAAGACAAGACAGCAAGTATTTTAATTCAGACTAATACAAATCAAGTGTCTTAAATCTCTTTGAAACGCCAATTATAAGTTACATATATCttgttattctatttaaaaaaaagataaaagctatttgttatataatctaTTGAGAAAAACATTaggtattattttgtaacatttacaaAATCGTAACTCCTTTAagtgaaaaaaacaaattgaatgtAGCGCGTAGATAATAACTGACAGACTAAATTGGCTCACGTCCAAAGGTTTTTGGCGTTTGGAATTCAAAGAAACTACTAAGGATTGAGTCTTGACCTTGAACTAATAACGTGACTCTTGTATTACATTGTtttgatacatttattatattcatgttatatatgaatatgttgTGAAGTCGAATATTtcctagaaaataaatatatatattttatgccttaattataaataataataacttaatattatttaaacagcaATAAGCAATAAAGATATCAGCTTCTACTAAATATGTAAATGGATCcagaaatatatacaaaatcatGTCGAAAACACATTTTGaatgatattgtaattataaaatttgtcaaagaattaaaataatataacaatgtagTGAATATTGTACACCAACTTTAAgttaaagatatacatatatacgtatatattttataaacattatgttTGAGTTAATTTTGGAGGAAAAAATAAGTCTTAAGTTCTCACGATTTCGTGATAGACAAGGTTAttctattcaaatttttaagcTAAGTTGCTGTAATTATTTGATTCAATATCAAATAATCAACTAAATAAGAGaacaacattatttaaagtttgtagTTAATACCACCCACGTGTCAAAATTATCGGTAGTATTAATCCGAGGTTAGTAATTCCTAACATTAGTATTGACACAATTACAACACACTATTGAAGCGATTAGTTTtgcatatattgatattatgggATTCTATTTGAGTCGCGaatgttataatatacatttgtgtGTCTTTAACCTAAGCTCAATTATGTTGCTGCTGATGGAATGTGAACGTTTTCTACCGTTTCGGTGACGTGGAACATATAAAAACCGACATTGCAGTAACAgttgacataaaattaaaaatgcataaatggcaatgaaatttttaaactattccaAATAACAAAACACAAAACTCAAGCGGAACTCAAGTTTCTAAAGAACATTTTGATGGTAAAAAAACATACGATCATGATAATGGCAGTTTCGAGCCTCAatcgatttaaaacaaaagctcATGGCTGATGACGTGATTAGAACTCGCTTTCGATAACAAAGTTGCATCAACACACAACCGCACAAGGTTTCGTAGGTCACCGACCGATATTTTACTAATTCAAGTACGCAAGTGTGAGATGAtcaatgaaatatgtaaatcggTAACCTTTGCCAAAAGTTTGACCTATATGTGCGTTAGCACACTAgcttaataatcttatttgttCATTAGACATACTGCGACTTCTAGAGACTGCATTGCGTTTAGCAGAGAGCTAACTGCGTCGGGCACTGCCACCTTTCcccaaataaaacatacaaataacataCTCTCATTAATGGAACTATAAGCATCACATGGTATACAACATAAATAATGGTATTCATTTAACcataatttaacatatatatcagTAGGTACTTGTTGTTAATAAATGCAAGACATTTGTCAATTCAAATTTACCTTTTCTCCGCTTGAGTAAAAGAAGTATTTCAACTTGACAATATTACAATGCTCCAGTCGTCGCATGATTTGCAGCTCTCGGTTCTGTAATTGGgttaaacattttgaaatatattaaaaatacgtatCGTACACACGTGAGAATGTATCGCCATACGTTGAATCACATTATAATTCAAAGGCGTGATTACGTTAGTGAGTGATTCATTATTACAATAGAGTactatttaagattaattttcaatatcacTAGTAATGTACCAAT from Vanessa atalanta chromosome 14, ilVanAtal1.2, whole genome shotgun sequence includes:
- the LOC125068945 gene encoding glycogen synthase kinase-3 beta-like isoform X11, yielding MALRPVSEVAARSEPSLLRLLDTDKSGQLSRARDRLSSFCKKLRRSISDVDTPKKTELASEKKTASSHRKDGSKVTTVVATPGQGPDRPQEVSYADMKLIGNGSFGVVYQAKLCDTGELIAIKKVLQDKRFKNRELQIMRRLEHCNIVKLKYFFYSSGEKKDEVYLNLVLEYIPETVYKVARHYAKDEQTIPISFIKLYMYQLFRSLAYIHSLGICHRDIKPQNLLLDPKTGVLKLCDFGSAKHLVRGEPNVSYICSRYYRAPELIFGAIDYTTKIDVWSAGCVVAELLLGQPIFPGDSGVDQLVEIIKVLGTPTREQIREMNPNYTEFKFPQIKSHPWAKLMLERLTMPKSATDHQRIRVRLRSLNERSATFYITRTTKLQFFVTF
- the LOC125068945 gene encoding glycogen synthase kinase-3 beta-like isoform X7 translates to MSGRPRTTSFAEGSKSVRKTFENQPPKPLGGVKISSKDGSKVTTVVATPGQGPDRPQEVSYADMKLIGNGSFGVVYQAKLCDTGELIAIKKVLQDKRFKNRELQIMRRLEHCNIVKLKYFFYSSGEKVAVPDAVSSLLNAMQSLEVAKDEVYLNLVLEYIPETVYKVARHYAKDEQTIPISFIKLYMYQLFRSLAYIHSLGICHRDIKPQNLLLDPKTGVLKLCDFGSAKHLVRGEPNVSYICSRYYRAPELIFGAIDYTTKIDVWSAGCVVAELLLGQPIFPGDSGVDQLVEIIKVLGTPTREQIREMNPNYTEFKFPQIKSHPWAKVFRACTPPDAISLVSRLLEYTPGARLSPLQACAHSFFDELREPNARLPNGRPLPPLFNFTEYELAIQPSLNDFLKPRAAPAPDAQAPAAPVAGAAPDHDAPGENAASGPSGGSPGAS
- the LOC125068945 gene encoding glycogen synthase kinase-3 beta-like isoform X10, whose product is MALRPVSEVAARSEPSLLRLLDTDKSGQLSRARDRLSSFCKKLRRSISDVDTPKKTELASEKKTASSHRKDGSKVTTVVATPGQGPDRPQEVSYADMKLIGNGSFGVVYQAKLCDTGELIAIKKVLQDKRFKNRELQIMRRLEHCNIVKLKYFFYSSGEKVAVPDAVSSLLNAMQSLEVAKDEVYLNLVLEYIPETVYKVARHYAKDEQTIPISFIKLYMYQLFRSLAYIHSLGICHRDIKPQNLLLDPKTGVLKLCDFGSAKHLVRGEPNVSYICSRYYRAPELIFGAIDYTTKIDVWSAGCVVAELLLGQPIFPGDSGVDQLVEIIKVLGTPTREQIREMNPNYTEFKFPQIKSHPWAKLMLERLTMPKSATDHQRIRVRLRSLNERSATFYITRTTKLQFFVTF
- the LOC125068945 gene encoding glycogen synthase kinase-3 beta-like isoform X8; this encodes MLRRRGTYTVNTDSGIRHGHTKTTELNTAVTNRVGKDGSKVTTVVATPGQGPDRPQEVSYADMKLIGNGSFGVVYQAKLCDTGELIAIKKVLQDKRFKNRELQIMRRLEHCNIVKLKYFFYSSGEKVAVPDAVSSLLNAMQSLEVAKDEVYLNLVLEYIPETVYKVARHYAKDEQTIPISFIKLYMYQLFRSLAYIHSLGICHRDIKPQNLLLDPKTGVLKLCDFGSAKHLVRGEPNVSYICSRYYRAPELIFGAIDYTTKIDVWSAGCVVAELLLGQPIFPGDSGVDQLVEIIKVLGTPTREQIREMNPNYTEFKFPQIKSHPWAKVFRACTPPDAISLVSRLLEYTPGARLSPLQACAHSFFDELREPNARLPNGRPLPPLFNFTEYELAIQPSLNDFLKPRAAPAPDAQAPAAPVAGAAPDHDAPGENAASGPSGGSPGAS
- the LOC125068945 gene encoding glycogen synthase kinase-3 beta-like isoform X4; this encodes MALRPVSEVAARSEPSLLRLLDTDKSGQLSRARDRLSSFCKKLRRSISKDGSKVTTVVATPGQGPDRPQEVSYADMKLIGNGSFGVVYQAKLCDTGELIAIKKVLQDKRFKNRELQIMRRLEHCNIVKLKYFFYSSGEKVAVPDAVSSLLNAMQSLEVAKDEVYLNLVLEYIPETVYKVARHYAKDEQTIPISFIKLYMYQLFRSLAYIHSLGICHRDIKPQNLLLDPKTGVLKLCDFGSAKHLVRGEPNVSYICSRYYRAPELIFGAIDYTTKIDVWSAGCVVAELLLGQPIFPGDSGVDQLVEIIKVLGTPTREQIREMNPNYTEFKFPQIKSHPWAKVFRACTPPDAISLVSRLLEYTPGARLSPLQACAHSFFDELREPNARLPNGRPLPPLFNFTEYELAIQPSLNDFLKPRAAPAPDAQAPAAPVAGAAPDHDAPGENAASGPSGGSPGAS
- the LOC125068945 gene encoding glycogen synthase kinase-3 beta-like isoform X5, whose translation is MALRPVSEVAARSEPSLLRLLDTDKSGQLSRARDRLSSFCKDGSKVTTVVATPGQGPDRPQEVSYADMKLIGNGSFGVVYQAKLCDTGELIAIKKVLQDKRFKNRELQIMRRLEHCNIVKLKYFFYSSGEKVAVPDAVSSLLNAMQSLEVAKDEVYLNLVLEYIPETVYKVARHYAKDEQTIPISFIKLYMYQLFRSLAYIHSLGICHRDIKPQNLLLDPKTGVLKLCDFGSAKHLVRGEPNVSYICSRYYRAPELIFGAIDYTTKIDVWSAGCVVAELLLGQPIFPGDSGVDQLVEIIKVLGTPTREQIREMNPNYTEFKFPQIKSHPWAKVFRACTPPDAISLVSRLLEYTPGARLSPLQACAHSFFDELREPNARLPNGRPLPPLFNFTEYELAIQPSLNDFLKPRAAPAPDAQAPAAPVAGAAPDHDAPGENAASGPSGGSPGAS